GATGAACAGTCGGCAGTTTATCATCAGCCAATCAATGAAGAGGAGCGGTTGCGATCGCTGCAAGCTCTCCTTTCTTGCCCCACTTGTTCGATCGGTACTGTTGAAAAGCCAGATGATATCAAAAAAGCGCAAGATAGTTTTCCGATTTTAATTGCTGAAAATGTTTATCATTGCGGTTATCATTCAGAGAATTCTTTTGCGGCAACGAGTTATTTTATTCATCTACCAGAAGGTAATGTTTTAGTAGATTCTCCTCGGTTTACTCCTCCGTTAGTCGATCGGTTGGCAGAACTGGGAGGTGTTCGCTATATGTATCTTACCCACCGAGATGATATAGCAGATCATCAAAAGTTTCGCGATCGCTTTGGGTGCGATCGCATTTTACACGAAACAGAAATTAGTGCGGATACTCGCGATGTAGAAATTAAATTGTCTGGGTTTGCACCTTATCAATTAGGAACAGACCTTTTAATTATTCCCGTTCCCGGTCATACCAAAGGACATACGGTTTTACTATATAAAAACAAGTTTCTGTTTACTGGCGACCATCTCGCTTGGTCTGAACATCTTCATCAATTAATTGCTTTCCGAAATTTCTGTTGGTATTCTTGGTCAGAACAAGTGAAATCGATGCAGAAATTAGCGAATTACTCGTTTGAATGGGTATTACCCGGTCACGGTCGTCGCTATCATGCCGATCTGAAAACTATGAGTCAAAAAATGCAACACTGTATCTCTTGGATGGAGTCGAAGTAGTGATTAAATTGGTTATTAGTGAGGACTTTAGTCCTCAAATCTAAATAGCAAATGACTCAAGTCCTTACTGCGAAAGAATTTTATTGCATCAACGGTAAAGTAACGGTAAACGTAGCACCTTTTCCTTCACCGGGACTTGTTGCCTCGATGGTTCCGCCATGTAATTCTACTAGTTGACGCGCGATCGCCAAACCTAATCCCAAGCCGTTATTTGAACTGGTAACTCTCACATCGGCTTGGCAAAAACTGTCGAAAACAGAGGGGAGAAAATCGGCGTCGATACCCTTTCCAGTGTCGGTAACTCGAATTTGCACGTATTGATGAGTAATTTTGTCTTTAGTGAGATCGACAGTAGTTAGTTGAATCTCGATTTTCCCAGCTTCGGGAGTGAATTTAACTGCATTAGTAAGCAAATTCAATATCACTTGTTGCAAGCGCGTGGCAT
Above is a window of Leptolyngbyaceae cyanobacterium DNA encoding:
- a CDS encoding MBL fold metallo-hydrolase, which produces MASLTQRRSQNVSGDFYVDSTCIDCDTCRWMAPEIFHRIDEQSAVYHQPINEEERLRSLQALLSCPTCSIGTVEKPDDIKKAQDSFPILIAENVYHCGYHSENSFAATSYFIHLPEGNVLVDSPRFTPPLVDRLAELGGVRYMYLTHRDDIADHQKFRDRFGCDRILHETEISADTRDVEIKLSGFAPYQLGTDLLIIPVPGHTKGHTVLLYKNKFLFTGDHLAWSEHLHQLIAFRNFCWYSWSEQVKSMQKLANYSFEWVLPGHGRRYHADLKTMSQKMQHCISWMESK